The following DNA comes from bacterium.
CCGCGAGGACGGCGAGGCCGCCCGGCTGCGCGCCGAGGCGCTCGTCCTTCTGGCGCGCGTTTTCGTCGCGACCGGCGACGCCAAGCGGGGGCAAGAGACCGCAACGCACGCGGCAAGCGTGGATCCATCGAACGTCGGGGCGAACCTCGTGCTCGCCAAGCTCGCCTCGGACAAGAAGAAGTGGAAAGAGGCGCTTGCGCACGCGCAAGCCGCGAAAAACGCGAGCCCGGCGCATCAGCAGGCGCGCGAGGCCGTCGAGCATTACGGCGATCGCGTCAAGGGGCTGGTCGCCGGCGGCGTGCCGGGGGACGACAAGGAGCTGGGCACGACCGCCGAGAAGCAGCGCGCCGCGCGCGAGCGGATCGCCAAGGCCCGCGCGTTGCGCGAAAAGAAGGCGAATCACCGCGCGATCGGCGAACTCGAGCAAGCGCTGAAGCTTTGCCCCGCGTGCGCGGACGCACATCTGGAGCTTGGCTGGGTGTATTATGCGACGGGCCGGCAACAGGCGGCGATCGCGTCCTTCGACGCGGCCCGGGAGCTTGGCGCGGCGCAGGCGAACTATGGCCTCGGCAAGGCGTATCAGCAGCTCGGCATGATGGAACTGGCGACGCGCGCGTACACCGCGTATCTCGAAACCGATCCGCCGGCGGAGCATCGCTCCGACATCGAGGCCGCGCTGGCCGCGATGAAGGAGTAGGATCGTTCGGCGCAAGTGTGCCCCGCTTGCGCCCGGCGGTCCCTGGCTTTCTTGACAGCCGCGGGCGCCGCCGATAAACGCGAAACACCCGCCTCGCGGCCTTTTTTGGAGCAACGTTGTCCATCGACGAAAAAACCGTCCGCCACGTCGCGCTATTGGCTCGCCTTGATCTTGCGGGCGTGGATGTCGAGCGCGTCACGCGCGATATGAACGCGATCCTCGAGCACGTCGGCGAGTTGGCGTCGCTCGACGTTTCCGGCATCCCGCAAACGGCGCACGCGCGCCCGCAGCCATTGCCGCTGCGCGAGGACGAGCCTTTGCCCGGCCTGTCGCACGAGGACGCGCTTGCCAATGCGCCCAAGCGCCAGGGCGGTTTCGTCGTCGTGCCCCGCACGGTCGAAGGGGGCGGCGCCACGTGACGCTCGACGATCTCACGCTCGCCGAGGCGTCGCGACGGGTTCGCCAGCGGGAGGGCACCTGCGTGGAGTTCGTCAACGAGCACATCTCGCGCATCGCGCATCTCGAGCCGCGCCTGAATGCGTTCGTCACGTCCACGGCCGAGGACGCGCGCCAAAAGGCGGACGAGGCCGACAAACGCATCGCGGCGGGCGAGGATCTTCCGCCGCTTTTCGGCTTGCCGATCGCGCTGAAGGACATCCTGTGCACGCAGGGCGTTCGCACGACGGCGGCGAGCCGGATTCTCGGCAATTTCGTGCCGGCGTATTCGGCGACGTGCGTGGAAAAGTTGTGCGTCGAGGCGGGCGCGATCAGTCTCGGCAAGACGAACATGGACGAGTTTGCGATGGGCAGCTCCGGCGAGAACAGCGCGTTCGGCCCGACGCGAAACCCGCACGACCTTTCGCGCGTGCCGGGCGGGTCGTCCTCCGGCAGCGCCGCGGCCGTCGCGTCGGGCATGGCGCTTGCGGCGCTCGGCACGGACACCGGCGGCTCGATCCGCCAGCCCGCGTCGCTTTGCGGCATCGTGGGGCTGAAGCCCACCTACGGCCGCGTGTCGCGATTCGGCGTCATTGCGTACGCGAGCAGCCTCGATCAGGTCGGGCCGATGACGAGGACAGCCGAGGACGCGGCGATGTTGCTCGAGGCGATCTGCGGGCACGACCCGCGCGATTCCACGAGCAGCCCCGACGCGGCCGGCGATTTCACGAGCGGACTGAAAGACGGCATCGACGGCCTTTCGATCGGCGTGCCGGCGGAGTATTTCGGCGAAGGGGTCGATCCCGCCGTGGCGAAAACGGTGCGCGAATCGATCGAACGCGCGCGCGAGCTTGGCGCGTCGATCCGCGAGATTTCGCTTCCGCACACGCGGTACGCGATCGCGACGTATTACCTTGTCGCGCCGGCGGAGTGCTCAAGCAACCTGGCGCGCTACGACGGCGCGCGCTACGGCGTGCGCGAGACGGCCGGCGACCTGCTTTCGATGTACACGAAAAGCCGCAGCGCGGGGTTCGGCGACGAGGTGCGCCGCCGAATCCTGCTTGGCGTATTCGCGCTGTCGGCCGGCTACTACGACGCCTACTACGGCCGCGCGTGCCAGGTGCGCACGCTGATCGGCCGCGATTTTGAACAGGCGTTCGAAACCGTGGACCTCATCATGGCGCCCACCTCGCCGGAGACCGCTTTCGCGCTTGGCGAGCGCGCCGACGATCCGCTGCGCATGTACATGTCCGACGTGCTGACGATCCCCGTGAACCTCGCCGGCCTGCCGGGCATGTCGATCCCCTGCGGCGTCGATGCGCACGGCCTGCCGATCGGGCTGCAGATCATCGGCCGCTGGATGGACGAGGCGCGGATGCTGCGCGCGGCGCACGCGATGGAGCAGATTCTGCCGCCGCGGCCGGTGCCGGCGTTCCGGGGGATCGAATGAGCGCGCGGCCGTACGACATCGTCATCGGCCTGGAGGTGCACGTGCAGCTCGCCACGCGCACCAAGGCGTTTTGCGCGTGCCCGACCGCGTTCGGCGAGCCGGAAAACACGCAGGTCTGTCCCGTGTGCCTGGGCATGCCCGGCAGCCTTCCGGTGATGAACAAGCGCGTTGTGGAGATGGCCGTCGCGCTGGGCCTGGCGACCGGCTGCGCGATCAACCGCGAATCCGTCTTTGCGCGCAAGAACTATTTTTATCCCGACCTGCCCAAGGGTTATCAGATCAGCCAGTACGATCGCCCGCTGTGCGAGCACGGGAAGCTGCCGGTCGTCGTCGGCGACACGCTCCGCGAATTCGGCATCACGCGCATCCACATCGAGGAAGACGCGGGCAAGTCGATGCACGGCGGCGGTGGATCGCTCATCGACTACAATCGCACCGGCGTGCCGCTTCTGGAGGTCGTCTCCGAGCCCGACTTCCGTGACGTGGAGGAGGTGACCGCGTACCTCAAGACGATGCGGCGGCTCGTGCGTCGATTGGGTATTTCAGACGGCAACATGGAGGAGGGCTCGCTGCGCTGCGACGCCAACGTGTCCGTGCGGCCGACGCCCGCGGATCCGTTCGGCACGCGC
Coding sequences within:
- the gatA gene encoding Asp-tRNA(Asn)/Glu-tRNA(Gln) amidotransferase subunit GatA — encoded protein: MTLDDLTLAEASRRVRQREGTCVEFVNEHISRIAHLEPRLNAFVTSTAEDARQKADEADKRIAAGEDLPPLFGLPIALKDILCTQGVRTTAASRILGNFVPAYSATCVEKLCVEAGAISLGKTNMDEFAMGSSGENSAFGPTRNPHDLSRVPGGSSSGSAAAVASGMALAALGTDTGGSIRQPASLCGIVGLKPTYGRVSRFGVIAYASSLDQVGPMTRTAEDAAMLLEAICGHDPRDSTSSPDAAGDFTSGLKDGIDGLSIGVPAEYFGEGVDPAVAKTVRESIERARELGASIREISLPHTRYAIATYYLVAPAECSSNLARYDGARYGVRETAGDLLSMYTKSRSAGFGDEVRRRILLGVFALSAGYYDAYYGRACQVRTLIGRDFEQAFETVDLIMAPTSPETAFALGERADDPLRMYMSDVLTIPVNLAGLPGMSIPCGVDAHGLPIGLQIIGRWMDEARMLRAAHAMEQILPPRPVPAFRGIE
- the gatC gene encoding Asp-tRNA(Asn)/Glu-tRNA(Gln) amidotransferase subunit GatC produces the protein MSIDEKTVRHVALLARLDLAGVDVERVTRDMNAILEHVGELASLDVSGIPQTAHARPQPLPLREDEPLPGLSHEDALANAPKRQGGFVVVPRTVEGGGAT